One genomic segment of Nothobranchius furzeri strain GRZ-AD chromosome 10, NfurGRZ-RIMD1, whole genome shotgun sequence includes these proteins:
- the vamp2 gene encoding vesicle-associated membrane protein 2, giving the protein MSAPAGAPAPEGGSQAPPNLTSNRRLQQTQAQVDEVVDIMRVNVDKVLERDQKLSELDDRADALQAGASQFETSAAKLKNKYWWKNAKMMIILGVICVIVLIVIIVYFST; this is encoded by the exons AT GTCTgccccagctggagctcctgcaccagaGGGAGGAAGTCAGGCCCCTCCCAACCTCACCAGCAACCGCCGTCTGCAGCAGACGCAGGCACAGGTGGACGAG GTGGTGGACATCATGCGTGTAAACGTGGATAAGGTTCTGGAGCGTGATCAGAAGCTGTCAGAACTGGACGATAGGGCTGACGCCCTGCAGGCTGGAGCCTCTCAGTTTGAGACTAGTGCTGCAAAACTGAAGAATAAATACTGGTGGAAGAATGCCAAG ATGATGATTATCCTGGGTGTGATATGTGTGATTGTCCTCATTGTCATTATTG TGTACTTCAGCACCTAA